In Streptomyces sp. NBC_01439, the following are encoded in one genomic region:
- a CDS encoding bifunctional DNA primase/polymerase — protein MREILGRRLQRLRDRFQSLRPDPGQSGSTSALLDAALVCATTWQWPVLPGVGRSGTDGKRCACPDPDCAVPGAHPFDPGLLAATTDSRMVEWWWTNRPAAPVLMATGGTAPCAVSLPAGAAARALVRLDAQGMRLGPVVATPTRWALLVAPYSLERLGELLYAKDHVPSSLRFHGEGGYLLLPPSAASSGGQVRWEREPRAQAAVQRPWARSAHAQLPQARARAGNLWLPEIEAVLDALVEASSGAPGGGSRLAY, from the coding sequence ATGCGCGAGATCCTCGGAAGGCGTCTCCAGCGGCTCCGCGATCGCTTTCAATCCCTGCGCCCCGACCCCGGACAGAGCGGCAGCACGTCCGCTCTCCTCGATGCGGCGCTCGTCTGCGCCACCACCTGGCAGTGGCCCGTCCTGCCCGGCGTCGGTCGGTCCGGGACGGACGGCAAGCGATGCGCCTGCCCCGACCCCGACTGCGCCGTCCCAGGCGCGCATCCCTTCGATCCCGGACTGCTCGCCGCCACCACCGACTCCCGGATGGTGGAATGGTGGTGGACCAACCGGCCCGCCGCCCCCGTCTTGATGGCCACCGGCGGGACCGCCCCGTGCGCGGTGAGCCTGCCGGCGGGCGCGGCGGCGCGCGCCCTCGTACGACTGGACGCGCAAGGCATGCGGCTCGGTCCGGTCGTGGCCACGCCCACCCGCTGGGCACTGCTGGTGGCGCCGTACTCGCTGGAGCGGCTCGGTGAACTCCTGTACGCGAAGGACCACGTGCCCTCCTCCCTGCGCTTCCACGGTGAGGGCGGCTACCTGTTGCTGCCGCCGTCCGCCGCGTCCAGCGGTGGCCAGGTGCGTTGGGAACGGGAGCCGCGGGCGCAGGCGGCGGTGCAGCGGCCGTGGGCGCGGTCGGCGCACGCGCAGTTGCCGCAGGCGCGGGCGCGGGCGGGAAACCTCTGGCTGCCCGAGATCGAGGCGGTCTTGGACGCGCTGGTCGAGGCCAGCAGCGGTGCGCCGGGCGGCGGTAGCAGGCTGGCGTACTGA